From the Budorcas taxicolor isolate Tak-1 chromosome 1, Takin1.1, whole genome shotgun sequence genome, one window contains:
- the RRP1 gene encoding ribosomal RNA processing protein 1 homolog A: MGPRVQLPPEILLAQRLAGNEQVTRDRAVRKLRKYIVARTQRAEGGFTHDELLKVWKGLFYCMWMQDKPLLQEELGRTISQLVHAFQTTEAQHLFLQTFWQTMNREWPGIDRLRLDKFYMLMRMVLREALTALQTQGWDERQTEQLLELLTTEILHPDSEAPNGVKSHFIEIFLEELTKVGAHELTADQNLRLIGPFCTIAAQTQDSLVLHNIAQGIFETIVEQAPLAIEELMNELEEEELSEEEELSEDEALSEEEVLEEEAQEPGVLSREPPKGSVCRAQGPLGKQAEDDDEDSASPVLQFDYKAVADRLFEMASHQDTPPKNRKRLYKVVRKLQALAEGLFPEADIPEEAYRNPRGGRRVRMKKRLSGSQLQGKTGRHAKEALRSGLSPGSTRRRRRRRAGGDPAVPQERPGGHGGTGAPRRQRRPRVGAKAKMAGCQEPKAKRKRTPEGRK, translated from the exons ATGGGTCCGCGAGTACAACTCCCGCCCGAAATCCTGCTCGCGCAGCGGCTGGCGGGGAACGAGCAGGTGACCCGGGACCGGGCGGTGAGGAAGCTCCGGAAATACATCGTCGCCAGAACTCAGCGGGCCGAAG GTGGTTTCACTCATGATGAGCTGCTGAAGGTGTGGAAAGGGCTGTTTTATTGCATGTGGATGCAGGACAAGCCGCTGCTGCAG GAGGAACTTGGCCGGACCATTTCCCAGCTTGTCCATGCTTTCCAGACCACAGAGGCAC AGCACCTGTTCCTTCAGACCTTCTGGCAGACCATGAACCGTGAGTGGCCGGGCATTGACAGACTGCGCCTGGACAAGTTTTACATG CTCATGCGGATGGTCCTGCGCGAGGCCCTGACGGCCCTGCAGACGCAGGGATGGGACGAGAG ACAAACCGAGCAGCTGCTGGAGCTGCTAACGACAGAGATCCTGCACCCGGACAGTGAAGCCCCCAACGGGGTGAAGAGCCACTTCATCGAGATCTTCCTGGAGGAGCTGACCAAAGTGGGCGCCCACGAG TTGACCGCGGACCAGAACCTCAGGCTCATTGGGCCCTTCTGCACGATTGCTGCCCAGACTCAGGA CTCCCTAGTTTTGCACAACATCGCTCAAGGCATCTTTGAAACAATCGTGGAGCAGGCCCCACTGGCCATTGAAGAGCTCATGAATgaactggaggaggaggagctgtcggaggaggaggagctgtCGGAGGATGAGGCGCTATCAGAGGAGGAGGTGTTGGAGGAGGAGGCGCAGGAGCCGGGCGTGCTGTCCAGAGAGCCCCCTAAAG GTTCGGTCTGCAGGGCTCAGGGCCCCCTGGGCAAGCAGGCGGAAGATGACGATGAGGACAGCGCCAGCCCTGTTCTCCAG TTCGACTACAAGGCTGTTGCTGACAGACTGTTTGAGATGGCCAGTCACCAGGATACCCCTCCGAAGAACCGGAAGCGCCTCTACAAAGTGGTCCGGAA GTTGCAGGCCCTCGCGGAAG GCCTCTTCCCTGAAGCTGACATCCCAGAAGAAGCGTACCGGAATCCGCGGGGCGGGAGGCGGGTGAGAATGAAGAAGCGCTTGTCCGGATCCCAGCTGCAGGGCaagacag GGAGACATGCAAAGGAGGCCTTACGTTCTGGCTTGAGCCCAGGATCCacgaggaggaggcggcggcggagaGCAGGCGGTGACCCTGCTGTGCCCCAGGAGCGGCCCGGGGGCCATGGTGGGACAGGGGCCCCCAGGAGGCAGCGGCGGCCTCGGGTGGGGGCCAAAGCAAAGATGGCCGGTTGCCAGGAGCCAAAGGCAAAAAGGAAGCGGACCCCAGAGGGCCGGAAGTGA